Genomic segment of Nitrospirota bacterium:
TCGTCCTCAACTACTGTGCCGGAGGGGGAGGCGGAGGTGGTGCAAGATACGGCGATGAGACATCGGGCTGCGACGATTCCATGCCCGTCGGGGGCGGAGGTGGCGGCAGCGTCCTCTGAACGCCGTAATAAGATCGTCTCATTCCCGGGATTATATTCCCGTTGGCGTACATGCACTGCACATAGGCAATATCATACCGGCGCTGCGCCTCATATCCATGATACCGGCCCGCGTCGGCGCCAGTGGCCGTGCCGATGAGAAGCCCGGTTGCCGCGCCGAACGCCGCACCGGAGCCTGCGTTACCTGAAGCCGCTCCAAGGGTCGCTCCGATGCCTGCTCCCACAGCGGTTCCGATCGCGGCCCCTGTGGCCGTGCTTTTATTGACCGCCTCCTGGGGAGACAGCCCGATCTGCTGACGCGCCCATTGCCTGCACATGACGTCCTCCGACTGAAACAGATCAAAAGGCTTGCCGTAGGGCGGCATCACCATTACGCTGGGGCCGGCCGGAACGGTGGCGCATCCCGCCACTGCCAGCAGGACGAAAGACATCAGGATATTTCGTTTGCCTGTCGTCACGGCTCCTTCACTCCTTGCCCTTAGGCGGATTTGAAGGCGGAACAACCTTCAGCCAGCCGCCGGGACATTGTTTCACGTAGGGATAATAGGTCTTGGTATCCGGACAGAAATACCAGTAATACGGTTGCTGCTGTACCTGGGGCGCCTCTTGTTCATATGCGGGATATTGCTGCTGCATGACAACGGGAGGATCCGAGTAGTAATAATTCGGATAAGGATAATAATATGGATAATAGTACGGATAGGGACCCCACCACGGACCTCCGATCCAGATTCCACCGCTTACATGGCCATGGCCTCCTCCATGATAATAGCCTCCCCCGTAGTAGCCCCCTCCATGTGCATACACAGGCAGGACACCTGCAAGCAGGATTAAAGTGATGGCCACGAAAAGATAAATTATCTTTTTCATGTTCGATTCTCCTTCGTGATCGCCGGCAGAATAGCTCTCCCTTATATTATAAGACATCGCTGATGATAAATGGTTTAAGGGAGCAATACTTTAGGCCGACAAATCAGACTCACACCCGGCACTACTTTGCCCGTTAGCCTTCGTTTTAATTTGAAAGTCTACAGATAGCAGGCGACGCTACTGGTGTTCTCTTCTCTGCCCAGACGAAGTTTTATTGCCTCCCTGGGAATGATGGCCCTCCTTACTTCCACGTGAATGCGACGGAGGCATTTTCCTTCCCTCTGTCATTGCCCGTTCATGGGAACCTCTAAATATTGTTTCAGCCCCTCCTCGACGACCGGGTGAGATAAAACGTTTATCATCGTGCGGCGCGCCTATGCCTGCAAAGGTCCGTCCATTGTATCTCCTCACGGGGTCAATTCGAACGATCCTGTTCGTGCGGTGATCAACGAAGTGATTGGATATAACTTCCACCCTGCCATGGACATGGACGACCCTGTGGAAATCAGACAAGATGTAGAACCCGGGAAACCATATATTCCACCCCCAGAAGGGGTACGGGACCCAGGTGTATAAGTAAAAATAATCAGGAGGAGGGGGGTAGTAGGTCACAGCCGGCGGGCCCTGGTCGTAGTAATAGTTGTTTATCACGGTATTATCAGGAGCAGCGATATTACCTGGACCTTGCTGGGCCGTCTGTCCGGGAGTACCTCCCCTGACAGCTAAGTTAGCCCCGGCCGTAACATTCTGGAGTGCCAGCAAGGCTTCACCTTTCCCCATTTTCAAATTGTTAAACTCAGCCGCGACGCTTATTGACTGCGTCAACTCTCCGATAATATCAGGCGTAACCGGGTAATCGGCAATCCACCCGTTCCGTGGCGTGATGCCGGCATTCCCGAGCAGGCTTTCTGCTTCAGCCTCGCTGGTAGCCGTTCCCAGTTTAAGCGCATCAGCAAGCTTGACTGCCAAGTCTCCTTCCCTGACCAAAGGCTGAGCAATCGGAGCTTGTTCTCCTGCCGCTTGCCCGGATTGCGCATGGATACCTGCAGGCATTGAAACAAAGACGCTCAATGCCAAAGGCGCCATAAGGAACAATCTTCTCATGGTTTTTTGCCCCATTC
This window contains:
- a CDS encoding glycine zipper family protein, which encodes MTTGKRNILMSFVLLAVAGCATVPAGPSVMVMPPYGKPFDLFQSEDVMCRQWARQQIGLSPQEAVNKSTATGAAIGTAVGAGIGATLGAASGNAGSGAAFGAATGLLIGTATGADAGRYHGYEAQRRYDIAYVQCMYANGNIIPGMRRSYYGVQRTLPPPPPPTGMESSQPDVSSPYLAPPPPPPPAQ